The following coding sequences are from one Shewanella putrefaciens window:
- a CDS encoding CheR family methyltransferase: MNVPNKSLAEAEYNQFRLFLEQHSGIVLGENKQYLVRSRLAPLMGKYNLPSLSDVVKHSMKPTERALRAEVIDAMTTNETLWFRDRYPFELLNNVLLPEYSRLGRPLKIWSAACSSGQEPYSLAMTILEYQQKKPGALAGGATIQATDLSPSMLERCKNAEYDSLALARGLSDERKRQFFDALPSGNMKLKDNVKRLVNFRAHNLLESYTLLGKFDIIFCRNVLIYFAPEAKAKILRQFAAALNPKGILFLGASESIAGLTDEFDMVRCNPGIYYQKKT; the protein is encoded by the coding sequence GTGAATGTGCCAAATAAGTCACTTGCTGAAGCTGAGTATAATCAATTTAGGTTGTTCCTAGAGCAACATAGCGGCATCGTACTGGGTGAAAATAAGCAATATCTAGTACGTAGCCGTCTTGCCCCTTTGATGGGGAAATATAATCTGCCATCATTATCTGATGTGGTTAAGCACTCGATGAAACCGACAGAGCGAGCTCTGAGGGCTGAGGTTATCGATGCAATGACGACAAATGAAACTTTATGGTTTCGTGATCGTTACCCATTTGAATTGCTAAATAATGTTTTACTTCCAGAGTACAGCCGCTTAGGTCGTCCATTGAAAATTTGGTCTGCAGCTTGCTCATCTGGGCAAGAGCCTTACTCATTGGCGATGACCATTTTGGAATATCAGCAGAAAAAACCGGGTGCCCTTGCTGGCGGTGCAACAATTCAAGCAACAGATTTATCTCCCTCAATGCTAGAGCGTTGTAAAAATGCTGAATATGACAGCTTAGCTTTAGCAAGGGGCTTATCGGATGAGCGTAAGCGTCAGTTTTTTGATGCATTACCTTCTGGCAATATGAAGCTGAAGGATAATGTTAAGCGACTCGTTAACTTTAGAGCTCATAACCTGCTTGAAAGTTATACTTTGCTAGGTAAATTTGACATTATTTTTTGCCGTAACGTGCTAATTTACTTTGCGCCAGAGGCAAAAGCCAAAATTTTGCGGCAATTTGCTGCCGCTCTTAATCCAAAAGGGATTTTGTTTTTAGGGGCTTCAGAATCGATTGCAGGCTTAACCGATGAGTTTGATATGGTGCGTTGTAATCCTGGGATTTATTATCAGAAAAAGACTTAA
- a CDS encoding chemotaxis protein CheV: MSSILDSVNKRTQLVGQNRLELLLFKLNGRQRFGINVFKVKEVLQCPPLTTLPKLNANVKGVAHIRGTTISVIDLSAATGGRPLTSTENCFIIISEYNRSVQGFLVSSVERIINMNWEAIMPPPQGAGRYSYLTAVTEIEGELVEILDVEKILDEISPVKTAISEELNEQLTIDRTQHYHIMVIDDSAVARKQIIRSLESLNLQIDTAKDGREALDKLKAIASEMDNVADEIPLIISDIEMPEMDGYTLTAEIRDDPKLKHIKVVLHTSLSGVFNQAMVQKVGANDFIAKFNPDELAAAVNKHLSL; encoded by the coding sequence ATGTCGAGTATTCTTGATTCAGTCAACAAACGAACTCAGCTCGTTGGCCAAAACCGTTTAGAGCTTTTGCTATTTAAGTTAAATGGTCGTCAGCGATTCGGGATAAACGTGTTTAAGGTGAAAGAGGTACTGCAGTGTCCGCCGCTGACGACTTTGCCTAAACTTAACGCCAATGTGAAGGGGGTTGCACATATTCGAGGTACAACAATTTCAGTTATTGACCTCAGTGCGGCGACTGGTGGTCGTCCCTTAACGAGTACTGAAAATTGCTTCATTATTATTTCTGAATATAACCGAAGTGTGCAGGGCTTTTTAGTCAGTTCTGTTGAGCGGATTATTAACATGAACTGGGAGGCTATAATGCCTCCTCCTCAAGGTGCCGGTCGTTATTCTTATCTTACAGCGGTGACTGAAATTGAGGGGGAATTGGTTGAGATTTTAGATGTAGAAAAAATCTTAGATGAAATCTCACCGGTAAAAACGGCGATTAGTGAAGAACTCAATGAGCAACTAACCATCGACCGTACGCAGCATTACCATATTATGGTTATCGATGATTCCGCTGTCGCACGTAAGCAAATCATTCGCTCCTTAGAGTCCTTAAATTTGCAGATAGATACGGCGAAAGATGGTCGTGAGGCCCTCGATAAGTTAAAGGCTATTGCCAGTGAAATGGATAATGTTGCAGATGAAATTCCATTAATTATCTCTGACATTGAAATGCCTGAAATGGATGGTTATACCTTAACGGCTGAAATCCGCGATGATCCAAAGCTTAAACATATTAAAGTGGTGTTGCATACATCACTCAGTGGGGTGTTTAACCAAGCTATGGTGCAAAAAGTAGGGGCTAATGATTTTATTGCAAAGTTTAACCCAGATGAATTAGCAGCAGCAGTGAACAAGCATTTAAGTTTATAA
- the flgA gene encoding flagellar basal body P-ring formation chaperone FlgA, with the protein MKVNLVCFLSFFTLLLPATASTEPVAPTISAISELAKALINEKISIPAKAKVDITPQNIDARMLPSQCTSPIKVEMASDRDISRNNTIKVSCHTPELAYPWQIFISVRVDILFPVVVTTEILAPGDRINASQIEVRYIEQNSLRGQQFDDPSQLEGTRVKRRIAKESPIFANNLCFVCKNDAISIYVRSPSFMLKTAGEALQDGNIGEQIRVKNSSSNKQLDAIVIGIGEVEVRM; encoded by the coding sequence ATGAAAGTAAATTTAGTCTGTTTTTTGAGTTTTTTCACCCTACTGTTACCCGCGACTGCGAGTACAGAGCCTGTTGCCCCCACCATATCGGCGATATCCGAATTAGCTAAAGCCCTTATTAATGAAAAGATTTCCATACCGGCAAAGGCTAAAGTAGACATAACACCTCAGAATATTGACGCTCGCATGTTACCATCCCAGTGCACATCACCGATAAAAGTTGAAATGGCGAGTGATCGCGACATTAGTCGCAATAATACGATTAAAGTCAGTTGTCATACTCCTGAACTTGCCTACCCTTGGCAAATATTTATCTCAGTTAGAGTCGATATTTTATTTCCTGTCGTGGTTACTACAGAAATTCTGGCACCTGGCGATAGAATCAATGCTAGCCAAATTGAAGTAAGATATATTGAACAAAATAGTTTACGCGGACAACAATTTGACGACCCAAGTCAACTCGAAGGCACACGCGTAAAACGTCGAATTGCAAAGGAATCTCCTATTTTTGCCAACAACCTGTGTTTTGTGTGTAAGAATGACGCAATCTCTATTTATGTACGTTCTCCTTCATTTATGTTAAAAACAGCAGGAGAGGCCTTACAAGATGGAAATATTGGTGAGCAAATTAGAGTTAAAAATAGCAGTTCAAACAAACAACTAGATGCAATAGTCATAGGCATTGGCGAAGTCGAAGTTAGAATGTAA
- the flgM gene encoding flagellar biosynthesis anti-sigma factor FlgM yields MAIDISKLNTGTTSQTRSGATKVSSEQSAQVATKSTPSQKGDSVVITAQAQQLQGAQTKMASLPEVDQKKVAEIKQAIAEGRYKIDPEKLAANIASFEAELSDLNKE; encoded by the coding sequence ATGGCAATTGATATAAGCAAACTCAACACCGGAACGACGTCTCAAACCCGTTCTGGCGCAACTAAAGTCAGCAGTGAACAATCTGCTCAAGTAGCGACAAAATCGACTCCATCGCAAAAAGGCGACTCTGTAGTCATTACGGCTCAAGCTCAGCAGCTACAAGGAGCTCAGACTAAAATGGCGAGTCTACCCGAAGTTGACCAAAAGAAAGTGGCTGAAATTAAACAAGCCATTGCCGAAGGTCGATATAAAATTGATCCCGAAAAACTGGCCGCCAATATTGCTAGTTTTGAAGCCGAATTAAGTGATCTTAATAAAGAGTAA
- a CDS encoding flagella synthesis protein FlgN, whose amino-acid sequence MTEVAKLVDQQHAHLAVLKQIILKEKGALVDQNADLLLSLANEKSQCLKALKANDELLANHSDQSQLTQQPHLSHKMAEVKLALVECKELNEQNASLIDMNLASLNRFAQALQASRNATSLTYNDKGKTSTISSLGNDLKA is encoded by the coding sequence ATGACAGAAGTAGCTAAACTGGTTGATCAGCAACACGCCCATTTGGCTGTTCTAAAGCAAATTATACTCAAAGAAAAAGGCGCTTTGGTTGACCAAAACGCCGATTTGCTGTTGTCACTCGCAAATGAAAAATCACAATGCCTCAAAGCGCTTAAGGCCAATGATGAATTGCTGGCCAACCATAGCGACCAATCTCAGCTCACGCAGCAACCTCACCTTAGCCATAAAATGGCAGAAGTTAAGCTGGCATTGGTCGAATGCAAAGAGCTAAATGAGCAAAATGCCAGTTTAATCGACATGAATTTAGCGAGTTTAAATCGCTTTGCTCAAGCTCTACAAGCAAGTCGTAACGCCACTAGCTTGACCTATAACGATAAAGGTAAAACCTCAACAATCTCAAGTTTAGGTAATGATTTAAAAGCTTAA
- a CDS encoding LPP20 family lipoprotein: MKHYLLLVATLLFSGCVTKDRYVQWEDVPPPSFPKLTAIGYAPLATQPAKEQSQRVLMAMQASKIVAYRELAEQVYGQKITANSSVSDWMLTDDNVKASVSGVIRGAKVVKSYPAGEHYVTELELDFSQVWALYQQQNRPQKVKEVTYF; this comes from the coding sequence ATGAAACATTACCTTTTACTCGTTGCAACACTTTTGTTTAGCGGTTGTGTGACAAAAGACAGATATGTACAGTGGGAAGATGTGCCTCCACCCAGTTTTCCCAAATTAACAGCTATAGGTTATGCGCCATTAGCGACACAGCCTGCTAAGGAACAATCGCAAAGAGTGTTAATGGCGATGCAAGCGTCAAAAATAGTGGCTTATCGTGAATTGGCGGAACAAGTTTATGGTCAAAAGATCACGGCGAATAGCAGTGTGAGTGATTGGATGTTAACGGATGATAATGTAAAGGCTTCAGTATCTGGCGTTATTCGCGGGGCTAAAGTGGTAAAAAGCTATCCAGCTGGTGAGCATTATGTTACTGAGTTAGAACTTGATTTTTCTCAAGTTTGGGCTCTTTATCAACAACAAAACCGTCCACAAAAAGTTAAAGAAGTCACGTATTTTTAG
- a CDS encoding FlgO family outer membrane protein, with protein MLKRVIIPLILIVLGGCVAKSVVPPKPSLVDGNGLPPTSTINHLAQRIVTELVKQNDALRSDQPIVVTTPVLVGDMNNTNAMAQQLQQGLMTSLHSFQFNVVDLNLGDGLRVTTSGDFILTRDWQKLSNNLPVEHLVVSTMSPTTNGMAINTRIVNISNNRVVSASQTYVTQKEMANYMQASEQVVSQNGILYRQSSSGMNEVRVLGDGK; from the coding sequence ATGTTAAAACGTGTCATTATTCCCTTAATCCTAATAGTGTTAGGTGGATGCGTTGCTAAATCCGTTGTGCCTCCGAAACCTAGCTTAGTTGATGGCAATGGCTTGCCGCCAACATCGACGATTAATCATTTAGCTCAGCGAATTGTCACAGAGTTAGTTAAACAAAATGATGCACTCCGTTCAGATCAACCCATAGTAGTTACAACACCTGTGTTGGTGGGGGATATGAACAACACTAATGCAATGGCACAACAGTTACAGCAAGGATTAATGACATCACTGCATAGCTTTCAATTTAATGTTGTAGATTTAAACCTTGGTGATGGTTTAAGGGTGACGACAAGTGGTGACTTTATTTTGACGCGGGATTGGCAAAAGTTATCAAACAATCTCCCCGTTGAACATTTAGTCGTATCGACGATGAGCCCCACAACAAATGGCATGGCAATCAATACACGTATCGTGAATATCAGTAACAATCGCGTGGTTTCTGCGTCTCAAACTTATGTTACCCAAAAAGAAATGGCCAATTATATGCAGGCATCAGAACAAGTGGTCTCACAGAATGGTATTTTATATAGGCAATCAAGTTCAGGCATGAATGAGGTTCGTGTGTTGGGAGATGGAAAATGA
- a CDS encoding flagellar assembly protein FlgT, which produces MHILRSASIISLSLTLLSMSVQAEWIEASGEAMIINGNIAQAREEAINQAVSYATLNTGIRISSEQQTTNGNLTQSSFAINRNAQAISIQLVNERIQGQRIYVSLRLDLNEDPTQQCPNGQLKAAILIPQAQIKDRTQLRYGQLSGFEEIISEKLSHNIDSYSSTSFSHLHAKERLDITQDLVDIRGYRLPNWLSEITDSQYILQPQIIDISTDPVKSTFLGIWDEAPQRQFQFKLNLYHGISGEEVWSKSYSTSAPWEFEEQAVVSPNSERFWRSAYGRNINQLMQQATQDLDSTLNCRPLLGQVVSRQADRIILNLGRKHGIRVNDKFQVVLQQNLPDRLNEMRPVATKSRATVKIEQVSEESSTAVLVDQNAVYNVQINDIAIKI; this is translated from the coding sequence ATGCACATATTAAGATCCGCTTCTATCATTAGTTTGAGCCTTACTTTACTTTCAATGTCTGTACAGGCTGAATGGATCGAAGCCAGTGGTGAGGCCATGATTATTAATGGCAATATAGCCCAAGCTAGGGAAGAAGCCATCAATCAGGCAGTAAGTTATGCAACGCTTAATACAGGCATAAGAATATCCAGCGAACAACAAACAACTAATGGCAATCTCACCCAAAGCAGCTTTGCGATAAATAGAAATGCCCAAGCAATCAGCATTCAACTGGTCAATGAGCGGATCCAAGGCCAAAGAATATATGTTTCCCTACGACTTGATCTGAATGAAGACCCTACGCAGCAATGTCCGAATGGGCAATTAAAAGCGGCTATTTTAATACCTCAAGCGCAAATAAAAGATCGCACCCAGCTTAGATACGGTCAACTCTCAGGGTTTGAAGAAATTATCTCCGAAAAATTGAGCCATAATATCGATAGCTATTCATCTACGAGTTTTAGCCACCTACATGCTAAAGAAAGACTCGATATTACCCAAGATTTAGTCGATATTCGAGGATATAGGCTACCAAATTGGTTGAGCGAAATAACCGACAGCCAATATATTCTTCAGCCACAAATTATTGATATTTCGACAGATCCAGTTAAATCAACCTTCCTCGGCATCTGGGATGAAGCCCCACAAAGACAATTTCAATTCAAACTTAATCTCTACCACGGGATCAGTGGAGAAGAAGTATGGAGTAAAAGTTACAGTACCTCTGCCCCATGGGAGTTTGAAGAACAAGCCGTAGTATCGCCTAATAGTGAAAGGTTTTGGCGCTCGGCATATGGCAGAAATATCAATCAATTAATGCAGCAAGCTACTCAAGATTTGGATAGCACACTCAACTGCCGCCCTTTACTCGGGCAAGTAGTGAGTCGCCAAGCTGATAGGATAATATTAAATTTAGGCAGAAAACATGGCATTCGTGTTAACGATAAATTCCAAGTAGTATTACAACAGAACTTGCCAGACAGACTCAATGAAATGCGTCCTGTCGCGACAAAAAGTCGCGCCACAGTCAAAATTGAACAAGTCAGTGAAGAAAGCTCAACCGCGGTGCTTGTAGACCAAAATGCTGTCTACAACGTACAGATAAACGACATCGCGATTAAGATTTAA
- a CDS encoding motility associated factor glycosyltransferase family protein, whose product MTELFANNLHIITKRWPIVAAAIKSQSIDQLNAHLVIGRDQTISVNGIQLSSRHDRIAEAQLFINTLPPNARQVTVYGVGMGDVPSVLIENSHYTRIEVCILNLAVFALLLCYTDQREWLDHPNLTLHEQAGKTLSFPYIAITPELNLVSNENAIIRDLIIFELNRHYVNQKHINDMRVESRFKANIKNIENDPSANLLIMQHSNPQCFVIASGPTLEDHYDYLFKQRQLPESIRPLMIAADTALRGLINHGIYPDIVISIDINIRLDHLPIEETDNISLVYFPKLAPEVVEKWKGKKYCAYSKHKQYDALANSHPKLRLYTNGSVIHPIIDLAIYLGAYEISMFGCDFCYTKNKTHAFWPDGSLGPKINNAKHWILNGRGKRVPTDLNFRGYLRSLENYIKTKPNVKFYQSSLEGARIQGTQFKDFNR is encoded by the coding sequence ATGACTGAACTATTTGCCAATAATCTACATATTATTACTAAACGCTGGCCGATTGTGGCTGCTGCGATCAAAAGCCAATCAATAGATCAACTTAATGCCCATCTTGTCATAGGCCGCGATCAAACCATTAGTGTAAATGGTATTCAGCTCAGTAGTCGTCACGACCGCATCGCTGAAGCACAACTTTTTATCAACACCCTTCCCCCAAATGCTCGCCAAGTAACAGTTTATGGGGTGGGTATGGGTGATGTACCTAGCGTATTGATTGAAAACTCTCACTATACTCGCATTGAAGTATGCATTTTAAATTTGGCAGTATTCGCGTTATTACTTTGTTATACCGATCAGAGAGAGTGGCTAGATCATCCAAATCTGACCTTACACGAACAAGCAGGAAAAACACTGAGTTTTCCATATATTGCAATAACTCCTGAACTCAATTTAGTTAGCAATGAAAATGCTATTATTCGTGATTTGATCATCTTTGAACTAAATCGCCACTATGTCAATCAAAAGCATATCAACGATATGAGAGTTGAATCTCGATTTAAGGCCAATATAAAAAATATAGAAAATGATCCAAGCGCGAATTTGCTAATCATGCAACATAGCAACCCACAGTGTTTTGTCATCGCATCAGGCCCAACCCTTGAAGATCACTATGATTATCTCTTTAAACAACGCCAGTTACCTGAAAGCATAAGACCATTAATGATTGCAGCAGATACTGCACTAAGAGGCTTAATAAATCATGGGATCTACCCAGACATAGTGATTAGTATAGATATAAATATTCGCCTTGACCATTTACCTATAGAAGAGACAGATAACATCTCATTGGTATACTTTCCTAAATTGGCACCTGAAGTAGTAGAAAAATGGAAAGGAAAAAAATATTGTGCTTACTCAAAGCATAAGCAATACGACGCTTTGGCTAATTCTCACCCTAAACTTCGTTTATATACTAATGGTAGTGTTATTCATCCAATTATAGATTTAGCAATTTATTTAGGCGCTTATGAAATATCAATGTTTGGTTGTGACTTTTGCTACACCAAAAATAAAACTCATGCATTTTGGCCTGATGGTTCATTAGGACCAAAAATAAATAATGCTAAACATTGGATCCTGAATGGACGAGGAAAAAGAGTACCAACAGACTTGAATTTTAGAGGTTATTTACGTAGTTTAGAAAATTACATTAAGACCAAGCCTAATGTGAAATTTTATCAATCAAGCCTTGAAGGTGCACGAATTCAGGGGACACAGTTTAAGGACTTTAATAGATGA
- a CDS encoding NTP transferase domain-containing protein: MQLIENVVIAAAGMGARIGLGIPKCMIDIEGANLLSRLINLLDSYCKNIVVVVGYREEMVVEYCSVYHRNVIIARNPDYATTNTAYSYYQGAKNLVGKTLYIDGDLLVEKNSMLAFLKSASSVDVLIGVAKANSEQAVYVGLEGESVTYFNRNYQGEEYEWANVFVAPSNFLTKIDGYVFESIELTLPLPSKEIVLREVDTKDDLEQAILFCRSW; the protein is encoded by the coding sequence ATGCAACTTATTGAAAATGTTGTGATTGCAGCTGCAGGTATGGGAGCGAGAATTGGTCTTGGCATTCCGAAATGTATGATTGATATTGAAGGAGCAAATCTCTTATCAAGGTTGATTAATTTACTTGATAGCTATTGCAAAAATATAGTTGTAGTTGTTGGTTATCGTGAAGAAATGGTTGTTGAATATTGTTCTGTTTATCACCGTAATGTTATTATTGCAAGAAATCCTGATTATGCAACGACTAATACAGCTTATAGTTATTATCAAGGAGCTAAAAATTTAGTAGGGAAAACATTATATATAGATGGTGATCTATTAGTTGAAAAAAATAGTATGCTAGCTTTTCTTAAGAGTGCAAGCTCTGTTGATGTTTTAATAGGGGTGGCAAAAGCAAATAGTGAACAAGCTGTATACGTTGGGTTGGAAGGCGAATCTGTCACCTATTTTAATCGAAATTATCAAGGTGAAGAGTATGAGTGGGCAAATGTTTTTGTCGCGCCTAGTAACTTCTTGACAAAAATAGATGGTTATGTTTTTGAATCAATAGAGTTAACTTTACCACTTCCTTCAAAAGAGATCGTATTAAGGGAAGTTGATACTAAAGATGATCTAGAACAAGCTATTCTATTTTGTCGTTCTTGGTGA
- a CDS encoding HAD-IB family phosphatase: MKTAYCFDLDSTLTTLEILPCIASELNISEEMALLTKLTMDGVIDFISSFKLRVLLLSTVSIERINSIIDEVPLDLKLLKFIKDNREQCFIVTGNIDLWIKPLLDKFECNYYSSSAQYSDGYIKLDKVLVKSEAIKNIRAMGFDRVIAVGDGMNDVPMFLESDIKIAFGAIHHPPKSLVNLANYIVHSGDSLCNLLKML, translated from the coding sequence ATGAAGACAGCATATTGTTTTGATTTAGATAGCACATTAACTACTTTAGAGATTTTACCATGTATTGCTTCAGAATTAAATATTTCTGAGGAAATGGCATTATTGACAAAGCTAACTATGGACGGTGTGATAGATTTTATCTCATCTTTTAAATTGAGAGTATTATTGTTATCAACAGTTTCAATTGAGAGAATTAACTCAATTATAGATGAAGTACCATTAGACTTAAAATTATTAAAATTTATAAAAGACAATCGTGAGCAATGTTTTATTGTAACCGGCAATATTGACCTTTGGATTAAGCCTTTACTAGATAAGTTTGAGTGTAATTATTATTCATCATCTGCTCAATATAGTGATGGTTATATCAAACTTGATAAAGTCTTAGTTAAATCTGAAGCGATAAAAAATATCAGAGCAATGGGATTTGACAGGGTTATTGCTGTTGGTGACGGAATGAATGATGTTCCGATGTTTCTCGAGTCAGATATAAAAATTGCATTTGGGGCGATTCATCACCCTCCTAAATCACTCGTAAATTTAGCAAATTATATTGTTCATAGTGGGGATTCTTTATGCAACTTATTGAAAATGTTGTGA
- a CDS encoding class I SAM-dependent methyltransferase has protein sequence MARIYGDDKLKLSYDNVVKFFEDRARKSAVVGDLSAVIYQDKNPELAINRDIIEKKLLLPKLGIDQSSIVFDAGCGTGRWAQEIIPYCGQYYGADISNGFIEIASKKFKSYKNAHFFVSPLWERKILSKGFKGICTHALSFGVMIYMNDEELKVYLDILLHLMSEKALIAFREPIGVAQRLSIIEHFSDDMEQEYNAIYRTELELFEMIDSVFNHSGFSLKESGDVHSAALSNRSDTKQKYYIYQR, from the coding sequence ATGGCTAGGATTTATGGCGACGATAAATTAAAACTATCCTACGATAATGTTGTAAAGTTCTTTGAGGATAGGGCGAGAAAATCAGCAGTGGTTGGGGATTTAAGTGCTGTTATTTATCAGGATAAAAATCCTGAATTAGCAATAAATCGAGATATCATTGAAAAAAAATTGTTACTCCCAAAACTTGGAATTGACCAAAGCAGTATCGTTTTTGATGCTGGTTGTGGTACAGGGCGCTGGGCACAAGAAATTATTCCCTATTGTGGGCAATACTATGGTGCAGATATTTCTAACGGATTTATTGAGATTGCCAGTAAAAAATTTAAAAGTTATAAAAATGCGCATTTTTTTGTTTCACCTCTTTGGGAAAGGAAAATATTAAGTAAAGGTTTTAAAGGAATATGCACTCATGCTTTATCATTTGGTGTAATGATCTACATGAATGACGAAGAATTAAAAGTTTATTTAGATATTTTACTTCATCTTATGTCCGAGAAGGCTTTAATTGCTTTTAGAGAACCAATTGGTGTTGCACAAAGATTATCCATTATCGAACATTTTTCAGATGATATGGAGCAAGAATATAATGCGATTTATAGAACTGAATTAGAATTGTTTGAAATGATTGATAGTGTTTTTAATCATTCAGGATTTAGCTTAAAAGAAAGTGGTGATGTGCATAGTGCTGCTTTATCTAACCGAAGTGATACTAAGCAAAAATACTATATTTACCAAAGATAG
- a CDS encoding LicD family protein, with protein sequence MVKYSGVCILFGAGGGGENALSLLKLEGCNISAIVDNDLKKHNTFLDDTPIYAPEKLNCDLIFDKILIASGYSKSILAQLGQYNISQERIIVLPQYYLKPNRFSDQVLYSLAWDFIFSFSELMSKLNIRYWLDYGTLLGLVRDNDLISWDSDLDFCILDENKGYLINSFSVISEHISSTIGCDVKIELIKGVECEHSRVFISCNRDNVILDIDVFIKFNFSNFVCLEVMDRVERYNTEHYVAVDFLNVKGISLPVPNKYDQYLTRVYGSWCVANKEWTLYS encoded by the coding sequence ATGGTTAAATATTCAGGAGTTTGTATTTTATTTGGTGCTGGCGGCGGCGGAGAAAATGCACTTTCATTATTAAAGCTTGAAGGATGTAATATTAGCGCTATTGTCGACAATGATCTAAAAAAGCACAATACCTTTTTAGATGATACTCCTATTTATGCTCCTGAAAAATTGAATTGTGATTTGATTTTTGACAAAATACTTATTGCAAGTGGATACTCTAAGTCAATCTTAGCGCAATTGGGGCAATATAATATAAGCCAAGAGCGTATTATTGTATTACCTCAATATTACTTAAAGCCTAATCGGTTTTCCGATCAGGTTTTATACTCTTTAGCTTGGGATTTTATTTTTAGTTTTTCTGAATTAATGAGTAAATTAAATATTCGATATTGGTTGGATTATGGGACGTTACTTGGGCTTGTAAGGGATAATGATTTAATTTCATGGGATTCCGATCTTGATTTTTGCATTTTAGATGAGAATAAAGGTTATTTGATTAATAGTTTTTCTGTTATATCTGAACATATATCCTCCACTATTGGATGTGATGTTAAAATTGAGCTGATAAAAGGTGTTGAATGTGAGCATTCAAGAGTTTTTATATCTTGTAATCGTGATAATGTGATTCTCGATATTGATGTATTTATCAAATTTAACTTCTCTAATTTTGTGTGTTTGGAAGTCATGGATAGGGTTGAGCGTTATAATACTGAGCATTATGTTGCAGTTGACTTTTTGAATGTAAAAGGAATTTCTTTACCAGTACCCAATAAGTATGATCAATATTTGACAAGAGTATACGGTAGTTGGTGTGTTGCCAACAAAGAGTGGACTTTATATTCATAA